A genomic segment from Aegilops tauschii subsp. strangulata cultivar AL8/78 chromosome 1, Aet v6.0, whole genome shotgun sequence encodes:
- the LOC123495067 gene encoding protein FAR1-RELATED SEQUENCE 5-like, with product MAKAISMVFPDSTHRCCKWHVFRVARTKLGKMLGKDEPFAEAFYGCINDSDTVEEFEERWKQMVESFGVADKKHLKNMWDSREMWAPVYFRNKFFPFTGTTGRSEGLNSYFKTLNHHGDSVWTFVQQFELCQELMLDREDNAGFINEAARPPLWGNYNIEKQAADFYTREVFSKFQKMLAKSTGYGLQYQLQGLHGVVWFRIVANYGVNPKVYTVRVAPKDQTYMCTCNMFEMCGLICPHIIRVMVHLNVQTIPATYMLPRWSKRATDLAPEPGDGHRAMHFGVPTTNTLKFNSLCRKFGKLASDACFNDEAYSFVSGLIDQGSVGVAAIKARATDGVAGDEEARGHAENAQVSGGPSTGQRDPPPVGLRNPPKSAKKGRPKEKEKRRKPLIEIREDEMKKKAKKDAAKTKKAPKPREKKTPCKYCEDEDHNVKDCQLLAAFLAASASAKAPGVETILTL from the exons ATGGCTAAAGCCATCTCAATGGTATTTCCAGATTCAACACACAGATGTTGCAAGTGGCACGTCTTCCGGGTTGCAAGGACGAAACTAGGGAAGATGCTGGGCAAGGATGAGCCTTTTGCTGAAGCATTCTATGGTTGCATCAATGATTCAGATACCGTTGAGGAGTTTGAAGAACGGTGGAAGCAGATGGTTGAGTCATTTGGTGTGGCTGATAAGAAACACCTCAAGAACATGTGGGACAGCAGGGAGATGTGGGCTCCTGTGTACTTTAGGAATAAGTTCTTCCCATTCACAGGAACAACTGGGCGGTCCGAGGGCCTGAATTCCTACTTCAAGACTTTAAATCATCATGGAGACTCGGTTTGGACATTTGTCCAGCAGTTTGAGCTTTGCCAGGAGCTAATGCTTGATCGTGAAGACAATGCTGGCTTCATCAATGAAGCGGCGAGGCCGCCACTCTGGGGAAA TTACAACATTGAAAAGCAAGCTGCAGATTTCTATACCAGAGAGGTATTTtccaagtttcaaaaaatgttggCTAAATCAACAGGCTATGGTCTGCAATATCAGCTGCAAGGGTTACACGGTGTCGTCTGGTTTCGCATTGTTGCAAATTATGGCGTCAACCCTAAAGTGTACACGGTGCGTGTTGCCCCTAAAGATCAGACATACATGTGCACCTGCAACATGTTTGAGATGTGTGGGCTGATCTGCCCACATATCATCCGTGTCATGGTGCACCTGAACGTGCAAACGATACCTGCGACTTACATGCTTCCAAGATGGTCTAAGAGAGCAACCGACCTTGCGCCTGAACCGGGCGATGGGCATAGAGCTATGCATTTCGGCGTCCCCACGACAAACACCCTAAAGTTTAACTCTCTATGCCGGAAGTTTGGGAAACTCGCTTCTGATGCATGCTTCAATGATGAAGCTTATAGTTTTGTCTCTGGGCTAATTGATCAGGGTAGTGTTGGGGTTGCTGCAATAAAAGCTAGAGCAACTGATGGGGTTGCAGGAGACGAAGAAGCCCGAGGTCATGCAGAAAATGCACAAGTCTCAGGGGGTCCAAGTACAGGTCAGCGGGATCCACCCCCCGTAGGACTGCGGAACCCACCAAAGTCAGCAAAGAAAGGGAGGCCAAAAGAGAAAGAGAAGCGCAGGAAGCCACTAATTGAGATTCGAGAAGATGAAATGAAGAAGAAAGCAAAGAAGGACGCAGCGAAAACGAAGAAAGCTCCAAAGCCAAGGGAAAAGAAGACTCCATGCAAATATTGTGAAGATGAAGATCACAACGTGAAGGATTGCCAACTCCTTGCAGCTTTTCTTGCTGCGAGTGCGAGCGCGAAAGCTCCGGGCGTCGAAACAATCCTTACACTTTAG